A single genomic interval of bacterium harbors:
- a CDS encoding ABC transporter permease, whose product MNRHSYMVLIPFVCFGYLFLYTPIFVLIMYSFNQNPFTQTWHGFTLDWYRYLFDSSEIMQALTTSLFIALCTTVLSLFFSICFVLTMHEIYKKKFIKLFYFILAIPEIIIAVALLHFSGFFAIPISINTIIVGHTLLGLAYVIPIIHNRFNEIDKRLIEAAYDLGATDFQVFTTVIFPLLTPSILASALLVFIISLDDFLISFFCSGGTVQTLPLYIFSMIRAGATPAINALSTILLLISIGGLILFSTLQKPRTGKLS is encoded by the coding sequence ATGAATAGGCATAGTTACATGGTCCTTATCCCATTTGTTTGTTTTGGTTACCTTTTTTTATATACACCTATTTTTGTTTTAATTATGTATTCCTTCAACCAAAATCCCTTTACACAAACATGGCACGGATTTACACTGGACTGGTATCGATACCTTTTTGATTCATCAGAAATCATGCAAGCCTTGACAACATCGCTCTTTATTGCATTGTGTACAACCGTATTAAGTCTTTTTTTCAGTATATGTTTTGTTTTGACTATGCATGAGATCTATAAAAAAAAGTTTATAAAACTTTTTTATTTCATTTTAGCCATACCCGAAATTATCATCGCCGTAGCCTTATTACACTTTTCAGGTTTTTTTGCAATCCCAATCAGCATTAATACGATTATTGTAGGTCATACCCTTTTGGGCCTTGCATATGTTATTCCTATAATTCACAATCGATTTAATGAGATAGACAAGCGTCTCATTGAGGCAGCGTATGATCTTGGCGCTACAGATTTTCAAGTATTTACAACCGTTATTTTTCCCTTGTTAACACCAAGCATTCTTGCCTCAGCACTTTTAGTTTTTATCATTTCTTTAGATGATTTCCTGATCTCATTTTTTTGTTCTGGCGGAACGGTACAAACATTGCCACTTTATATCTTTTCAATGATCAGAGCCGGAGCCACGCCTGCCATCAATGCTTTATCAACTATCTTATTACTCATTAGCATTGGAGGCCTTATTCTCTTTTCAACATTACAGAAACCTCGAACAGGAAAACTATCATGA
- a CDS encoding acylphosphatase — MKRCLKVTIKGVFQKDFLPEVIKKIALDCSVEGTAQYEDTESVKIIACGSVEQTNEFIDSLHTLSEKQSFQAIEVEPFLNIKNYRNTFRILS; from the coding sequence ATGAAACGTTGTCTTAAAGTAACAATCAAGGGAGTTTTTCAAAAAGACTTTCTACCAGAAGTTATAAAAAAAATAGCTTTAGACTGCTCAGTTGAAGGAACAGCCCAGTACGAAGATACTGAATCGGTCAAAATTATCGCATGCGGATCAGTTGAGCAGACTAATGAATTTATCGATTCTTTACATACACTCTCAGAAAAACAGTCTTTCCAGGCAATTGAAGTGGAACCTTTTCTTAACATTAAAAACTACCGCAATACCTTTCGAATACTTTCTTGA
- a CDS encoding ABC transporter ATP-binding protein produces MSSISIKNVSKIYKNEYILKNLNLTIPLGTFFALLGPSGSGKTTLLRILAGFESVDQGSIFLDDIDITHVPVHLRKINTVFQHYALFPHLNVMENVAYGLRIKKIAPDIVQDKVHHILKIMHLEKHIYKAVDQLSGGQQQRVALARAIINEPKVLLLDEPLAALDLKMRERMLLELIELQDSLKTTFVYVTHDQFEALTVADFMAIMNHHGTIEQVGTPKNTYENPASSFVARFVGSTNIFQGIIHCVEDNYKIAIPLLGTFDIVLTKKQTDDWKAENKQVFMSIRPEKFAISKGNLIGFSNHITGKVHAIVYHGRSTQYNVLLENKIVVSVFEQNEEHFPQETIDYDDVVNLYWQKENVVLLES; encoded by the coding sequence ATGTCCAGCATATCCATTAAGAATGTTTCAAAAATTTACAAAAATGAATATATCTTAAAAAATCTTAATCTTACTATACCGCTTGGAACATTTTTTGCGCTTCTTGGACCAAGTGGTAGCGGTAAAACCACGCTGTTACGTATTCTTGCAGGCTTTGAATCTGTCGACCAAGGAAGCATCTTCCTCGACGACATTGACATTACACACGTTCCAGTACATTTACGAAAAATTAATACTGTATTTCAACATTATGCATTGTTTCCACACTTAAATGTTATGGAAAACGTTGCCTATGGCTTGCGAATCAAAAAAATCGCCCCAGACATTGTCCAAGACAAGGTACACCATATCCTGAAAATTATGCATTTAGAAAAACATATTTATAAAGCGGTCGATCAGCTTTCTGGCGGCCAGCAACAGCGAGTAGCACTTGCGCGCGCTATTATTAATGAACCAAAGGTGCTTCTGTTAGATGAACCACTCGCCGCACTTGATTTGAAAATGAGAGAACGAATGTTACTTGAACTTATTGAGCTGCAGGATTCTTTAAAAACAACCTTCGTATACGTAACACATGATCAGTTCGAAGCTTTAACAGTTGCCGACTTCATGGCCATTATGAATCATCACGGTACAATTGAACAGGTAGGAACACCTAAAAATACATATGAAAACCCAGCCAGTTCGTTTGTTGCTCGCTTTGTTGGTTCAACAAATATCTTCCAAGGTATCATCCATTGCGTTGAAGACAACTATAAGATCGCAATACCACTGCTTGGTACGTTCGACATCGTTCTTACAAAAAAACAGACTGATGATTGGAAAGCTGAAAACAAACAGGTTTTCATGAGTATTAGACCAGAAAAATTTGCCATATCTAAGGGCAATCTTATTGGTTTTTCCAATCACATAACCGGAAAAGTACACGCTATCGTATATCACGGTCGGTCAACTCAATATAATGTACTGTTAGAAAACAAAATCGTCGTGTCCGTTTTCGAACAAAACGAAGAACATTTTCCACAAGAAACTATTGACTACGACGATGTCGTAAACCTATATTGGCAAAAAGAAAATGTCGTCCTATTAGAATCTTAA
- a CDS encoding ABC transporter permease subunit has protein sequence MYAWFFILEKYGLLSQLLLYLNIIKEPIHFAYNIWAVLAIMIYCYLPFAIMPMYSSFEKVDIRLLDASMDLGATRWQTFFNITLPLTLSGIKTGALLVFVPAFGEFVIPTLLGGSKYLTAGALLSYYYIETYDIKHGATFTVLVGCSLLLSVLFINQLFNILHKHNKGLTHE, from the coding sequence GTGTATGCATGGTTCTTCATTTTAGAAAAATATGGTTTATTAAGTCAGCTACTTTTATACCTTAACATTATCAAAGAGCCCATTCATTTTGCCTACAATATCTGGGCTGTTCTTGCTATTATGATTTATTGTTATCTGCCCTTTGCAATCATGCCCATGTACTCATCATTTGAAAAGGTTGATATACGACTTTTAGATGCCTCAATGGATCTGGGTGCAACGCGATGGCAAACATTTTTCAATATTACACTCCCTCTTACACTGTCTGGCATCAAAACAGGTGCACTGCTTGTTTTTGTTCCAGCCTTTGGAGAATTTGTCATCCCAACCCTACTAGGAGGTTCAAAATATTTAACAGCTGGCGCACTTCTTTCATACTATTACATTGAAACGTACGACATAAAACACGGTGCAACGTTCACTGTTCTTGTAGGCTGCAGCTTGTTACTCAGCGTACTGTTTATCAATCAGTTATTTAATATATTACATAAACACAACAAAGGGTTAACTCATGAATAG
- a CDS encoding spermidine/putrescine ABC transporter substrate-binding protein, whose amino-acid sequence MKTWKSFTGKELLIKSALVSSWILLILLFLYMPNFFSELQTQKTINILVWPQIIDGEFLKEFEEKNNIKVNISYFENNEELLAKLRNSHQHDYDIIMPSDFMLNIFIKEEWIKKIDKTKLTFWDTLVPEIKGNKADIENNFTIPCFWAVLGIGIDTRFIDMQHIPQSWALLFKERNTPHIGMLENMRQLFSITALYLFDKTGYLTKEEAQQTIEKLTKQKKHVVAYSEMRIEYMLASGSAPVTLCLSSDIAKMIDTFEYISFFVPAEGSFSILDSFCITKSTKKDELVYAFLNYIYQPHIMEKYKNKFCFPSPLISVKNTENTVTPASLKHIPIHSFQQNIDTATLQKFWIQLHAA is encoded by the coding sequence ATGAAAACATGGAAGAGCTTTACTGGAAAAGAGTTGCTTATAAAAAGCGCTTTGGTAAGCTCGTGGATACTACTCATTTTACTCTTTTTGTATATGCCAAACTTCTTTTCTGAGTTACAGACACAAAAAACCATTAATATTCTCGTGTGGCCACAGATTATAGATGGGGAGTTTTTGAAAGAGTTCGAAGAAAAAAATAATATAAAAGTTAATATCTCTTATTTTGAAAACAATGAAGAACTACTTGCAAAGCTACGCAACTCACATCAACACGATTATGATATCATCATGCCATCAGACTTTATGCTTAATATCTTTATCAAAGAAGAATGGATCAAAAAAATAGACAAAACAAAACTCACATTCTGGGATACTCTGGTTCCTGAAATTAAAGGTAATAAAGCGGACATCGAAAATAATTTTACAATACCATGTTTTTGGGCTGTGCTTGGCATAGGTATTGATACAAGATTTATAGATATGCAACACATCCCACAGTCGTGGGCATTATTATTTAAAGAAAGAAACACACCTCATATTGGTATGCTTGAAAATATGCGACAGCTCTTTTCAATTACTGCGCTTTATCTTTTTGACAAAACTGGATACTTAACGAAAGAGGAAGCACAACAGACTATAGAAAAACTGACAAAGCAGAAAAAACATGTTGTCGCATATTCTGAAATGCGTATCGAATACATGCTTGCATCAGGATCGGCCCCAGTAACACTCTGTTTAAGTTCAGATATTGCAAAAATGATTGATACTTTTGAATATATATCATTTTTTGTTCCAGCAGAAGGAAGTTTTTCTATTCTTGATTCTTTTTGTATCACAAAATCAACGAAGAAAGATGAGCTTGTGTATGCCTTCTTGAACTATATCTACCAGCCACATATTATGGAAAAATATAAAAATAAATTCTGCTTTCCCTCTCCACTCATCTCAGTAAAAAATACAGAGAACACTGTCACTCCTGCCTCTTTAAAACATATACCTATCCATTCGTTTCAACAAAACATAGATACAGCTACCTTGCAAAAATTCTGGATACAGCTACACGCTGCATAA
- a CDS encoding glutamate--tRNA ligase yields the protein MKNSTQVRVRFAPAPTGMMHLGNVRAAVINYLFARQKKGVFIVRIEDTDVERNYDPGALNIIADLQWLKLLHDEGPGVGGAYGPYFQSERMNIYQKFLDILCQKELCYRCFCSVELLEKKRMRMQAAGLAPRYDRACLQLSSHEVQQKLSEQTPFIWRFKLDHSQKVTVNDLAHGIKTFELHNFSDFPLTRSDGSFTFIFANFVDDMEMKITHIFRGEDHLTNSACQAPLFDAFNVARPLYLHMPILCNIDGKKLSKRDFGFSLRDLKDAGFLPEAIVNYLAIIGGSFAQEIMSVDQLIQAFAFDHIHTTGHIKYNVEKLRWINRRWLHAMEPALFISLAKPFLIKAYPSATAGDQQKVDMLLKAVQNDIQTLCDIVPMLAFYFDFKPALPADVDTFLNEGERNQLKEALVAALPNIATQEVFMNALKTALNKIIEPKRWLSVMRLMLTGTAQGIAVGQLIEMLGSDAQLRLKEGLRLL from the coding sequence ATGAAAAATTCTACCCAGGTTCGAGTACGTTTTGCACCTGCACCTACAGGCATGATGCATTTAGGCAATGTGCGCGCTGCCGTGATTAACTATTTATTCGCGCGCCAAAAAAAGGGTGTTTTCATAGTGCGAATCGAAGATACAGATGTTGAACGGAACTATGACCCCGGTGCTTTGAATATTATTGCTGACCTGCAATGGCTTAAGTTATTGCATGATGAAGGCCCTGGGGTTGGCGGAGCGTATGGGCCGTATTTCCAATCTGAAAGAATGAATATCTATCAAAAGTTCCTCGATATATTATGCCAAAAAGAGCTTTGTTATCGCTGTTTTTGTAGTGTTGAACTGTTAGAAAAAAAACGTATGCGTATGCAGGCAGCTGGGTTGGCGCCTCGTTATGATCGAGCCTGTTTACAGCTTTCATCTCATGAGGTGCAACAAAAACTGTCTGAGCAGACCCCCTTTATTTGGCGATTTAAGCTTGATCACAGCCAAAAAGTAACGGTTAACGATTTGGCGCATGGTATTAAAACATTTGAGTTGCACAATTTTTCTGATTTTCCATTGACGCGTAGTGATGGTAGTTTTACCTTTATTTTTGCAAACTTTGTCGATGATATGGAGATGAAAATTACGCACATTTTTCGTGGTGAAGATCACTTGACCAATTCCGCATGTCAAGCACCATTGTTTGATGCTTTTAACGTGGCCCGACCTTTGTATCTGCATATGCCGATTTTATGTAATATAGACGGAAAAAAGCTATCAAAACGTGATTTTGGATTTTCCTTGCGAGATTTAAAAGATGCAGGTTTTTTACCAGAAGCGATTGTTAACTATTTGGCAATTATTGGTGGATCCTTTGCGCAAGAGATTATGTCTGTCGATCAGTTAATACAGGCATTTGCTTTTGACCATATTCATACAACGGGGCACATAAAATATAACGTAGAGAAGCTGCGATGGATTAATAGACGTTGGTTGCATGCGATGGAGCCAGCATTATTTATTTCCTTGGCAAAACCTTTTTTGATAAAAGCATATCCTTCAGCGACAGCTGGTGATCAACAAAAGGTTGATATGTTATTAAAAGCAGTTCAGAATGACATTCAGACACTGTGCGATATTGTTCCGATGCTGGCTTTTTATTTTGATTTCAAGCCCGCTTTACCGGCGGATGTGGATACTTTTTTGAATGAAGGAGAACGAAACCAGCTGAAAGAAGCATTGGTAGCGGCCTTGCCGAATATAGCGACGCAAGAAGTATTTATGAATGCCCTCAAGACAGCACTCAATAAGATTATTGAACCAAAGCGATGGCTTTCAGTAATGCGATTAATGCTGACGGGCACTGCTCAGGGAATTGCTGTTGGGCAACTTATTGAAATGCTTGGCTCAGATGCTCAACTACGATTAAAAGAGGGTTTGCGCTTGTTGTAA